The window TAAAGGTTGAGTTAATTTTTCGAGGTAATTCTAGccagctttttctttaaatttcaaCATAAAACGAAACTTGAATAATCTGAGAAGCTATATTTAAGTTTTACTGCTAGTGCTTGCGAAACACTCTCCTACAAAATGTCGGTGGAGCATTTCACTCGAAACAGGTATTTGGTGCCGTCGTCaagtgcttttgctttttttgcttttgtgtttttctccttccGTCTTCGCTTCAGGGACTTAGCCCCTGTGCTGAACGCACTGCTGGGTTCGCTAAAGGAAACCCAACTTAGAAAACTCAGAGCCCGAGGGGTAGAGCTGCCCTACACGTTAGTACTGCCCTGGACACGCGGGTCAGGCAGAAGGTTCATTCCCTACTGACCGTGAGGGAAGCGCGGGTGCGGCGCCGCAGACACAGGGAGCTCCTTGCATTACGGGTCTCCTCTCTCGCCAAGCACCCTCTGGAGAAGTGTCATGGATGCGAGCGGAATGATCCCAGGTCCCCTGAGTTTCCGCGGGGAGCTGTGCCAAGCGACTTGGGGCTTGACCTGGGTTTCTGTGGGAGCACGTCGGGAGAAGGGCGCGCCCCCTCCCCCGGCTCCGAGCCCACCGACCCCCGCCGGCTCCTGTGGCGGAGCAGCCCCAGTGTGCTCCGGTGCACACTCCGACCCGACAGGGGTCTCGCACCTCTCTGCCCCACCTGTTGGCGTGGATAAAGGAGAGTTTTCCAATGCCGCACGGCTCCACCGACGGGTACATGTTCTCCACCGTTCGTGGCACGCCCAGAGCCGATCTCTAGGCCTCATCCGaggattttcttctcccttctgctgcGGATCTCCGTTCCTTCCGAGCTGAGCGAGAAAGCCTGAGCTCTGCGGCGGGCGCTGACGCTGTCTCTCCCCGCAGGTGATGATGCTGGGCAGCCCGCGGGTGGCCGAGCTGCTGCTGCGGCGAGGAGCCGACCCGAACCGCCCGGACCCGCGCACCGGCTGCCGCCCGGCGCACGACGCGGCCCGCGCCGGGTTCCTGGAGACGCTGGCGGCGCTGcaccgggcccccccccccccccccccccccccccccccccccccccccccccccccccccccccccccccccccccccccccccccccccccccccccccccccccccccccccccccccccccccccccccccccccccccccccccccccccccccccccccccccccccccccccccccccccccccccccccccccccccccccccccccccccccccccccccccccccccccccccccccccccccccccccccccccccccccccccccccccccccccccccccccccccccccccccccccccccccccccccccccccccccccccccccccccccccccccccccccccccccccccccccccccccccccccccccccccccccccccccccccccccccccccccctgcccctggacGTGGCGGCGGGGGGCCCGCACGGAGCGGTGGCGCGGTACCTGCGCCACCCGCCGCCCCGTGCCTGACCTCTCCCCGGGCCATCCCCTCCCCAAATTTAACTGCCCGCACCCGAACTGAGAGACACCAAGCCGAACAGTACTCATGCGCTACTGGGAATAGCCCCGGATCGCGTTTCCCTGCTGGGATGCACGAAGGACGGTATTCTTTGCTCGTGCCCGTATATTATCCAGCACTGAAAATGCTATGACCCTTCGCAGGCCCCCTTTTTCACACAAGAGTCTACACACTGAAGAGAAGTATGAAATATGAAGTATGAAATAAGCAGTAAGAAAATACTAAATGTGAAATTATTGAAtagcaaatatttaatattaaatatgaaGGAAAATCCCTGCACAGACATAAGGTACTATAAACCCTTCCTCTGTTTTGATGGGGCCGTGTCTGGACTTTCTGCTCGCCGGGGGCTCCCCACACACGCTTGCTAACCCTCCAGCTGAAGAAGACTGGAGAGGCTTCAGagtctccctgtccccacagctccacTGTCCCCACAGTTTGATTTTGGTTAAACCAAACTGAAGGGGTGCTGAAGCCAATCTGCCTCTCTCTGGCAAAACTGGCTGGACAGCAGGACCTGTGCTTGCTGGTGTGATTGCAGCTTTGGTAAATACTTTCCCAAAACCACGTAGGATGCTTTGCATGTCTACACATGTATCCACAGCGCATCCGTGGCTCCGCTGCAACCATACGAcctggaaggagaaaatagagatttgtgtccctgccagcctgaTACAGTCACCATTTGAAATACTCGTTTTAACAACTTGCAAGTGACCTCCCCTGGGTTACAGTACTTCTAAAAAATCAGGTGATTGTACAACCAAGGCAGccataaacaaaaaattaaaagtcatGCATCTGAGCTCGACTCCAGTGCTTCCCAGTATGCTCGGAGGTGACACATTTGGTGAAGAACAAGCAAACTTttggaacagctctgctgctaGTGGGAGAACGACGAGGGAGGCTATGTTTTAATTACGTGACAGCCGATACATGTTTCGCTGGCTGCTTTGGCGAGGGAGAGTTGGGTGTGAGCACGCCAGGAAAAAGGTAACAGCGGCAGCCCAGCGCCTGGCGAGTCGAAAGGAGGAGGCGGGGAGACCCCTTCTCATTGCAGCGACTCCCCAAGCCCCGAGAGGTGTGCTGAGAGAGCGCACGGACAGCAGCGGGGCGGGCGGCGAGGCGGGCGGCGGGGACGGTGCTCCCAGCTGGTGCGGGACAAGAGGTAGACCAGCCGATACATGTTTTGCCGGCTGCTTCGGCGCGGAAGAGTTGGGTGTGAGCACGCCAGGAAAAAGGTAACAGCGGCAGCCCAGCGTCTGGCGAGTCGAAGGGAGGAGGCGGGGAGACCCCTTCTCACTGCAGCGACTCCCCAAGCCCCGAGAGGTGTGCTGAGAGAGCGCACGGACAGCAGCGGGGCGGGCGGCGAGGCGGGCGGCGGGGACGGTGCTCCCAGCTGGTGCGGGACAAGAGGTAGaccctgcctccctccctggagCCCAAGTGGAGCTGTGCTCACATGTCCTGCGTCTTACGGGCTGAGAAAGGGAAGCCAGGCGAGGCAGTGACTGAGTTCAGGTCTCACACCCCTGCGCTAATCCTGGGCACTTTGAAAGCTACCtgtagaaaaggagaaaaagatttATCTTGGTTTTGCATTTCTAATGAGTATCCAACCCGAGATATCTCATacataaacatgaaaaatagtGTATATGCCTTTTTTGTAACGTATGTTATTTATTATAATGCAATTTCATACAATTTGTAATTAGCTTGTGCTTTATAATTAGTTCATATTTGTTGTCACGTTATCAAATATTTCGTTATGTCATTAGTGTACATAATGTATCTATGCAATACCTATATAAAATATGCATGATAAGCATATAgaacacacatatataaaacgTTATGATTGTGCATCAAGGTGATGTATTTGCTtatcaattatttttatatgtaataTGCTTTGTTGTTAAATTATGCTATTTGGTTTAATTATaacaaaaatatatgtatataaacatGTATCAAACATTTATGTTATCTTTAGTCTATATTCACCCTTCTTCATTGTAAGAATGCCCAGAActtatgttttatatatatctTTAAGTAGAAAACATGTAGCATTATAATGTGCCATTATAACACCTTAATTTGTCCTGCACTCTGCCCTAGAATACGGCATAGCTGAACCAAGGAGAACATCGGGGATGCAGCAGTTAAGTGCCTGAATCCCATGCCTGTGAGAACCAGAAGGGAGCTGCAACCAGATGTAGATATGGGGTAACTCCAGAGCCTGACCACACTCCTTATTAAACTGCACTTTCATTATAGGTTGAACCTGTTCCTGTTTTAAGTCATAATTTTCTCCAAGAATCAcatttgatttaaattttttagcATTTCCATTAAGGCTTATGAAAcgacaacaacaaaaatagtAATATTATATTGCTACTGTTATTAATTATGAAGttggcaggggaaaaaaccacaataTGCTAGGCTG of the Ficedula albicollis isolate OC2 unplaced genomic scaffold, FicAlb1.5 N00513, whole genome shotgun sequence genome contains:
- the LOC101815443 gene encoding LOW QUALITY PROTEIN: cyclin-dependent kinase 4 inhibitor B-like (The sequence of the model RefSeq protein was modified relative to this genomic sequence to represent the inferred CDS: substituted 1 base at 1 genomic stop codon), with protein sequence MMLGSPRVAELLLRRGADPNRPDPRTGCRPAHDAARAGFLETLAALHRPLPLDVAAGGPHGAVARYLRHPPPRAXPLPGPSPPQI